The following proteins are encoded in a genomic region of Dyadobacter sp. UC 10:
- a CDS encoding thioredoxin family protein, with translation MRKITILILTLFSCYTFAQNTATITLSISKQGPVNVTLVSEDVHFHPNLGIGLADAKLEPVMAVNFAEKASEKAVIQLNKPQMMRLQYSGNGLNKTWMLFMQPGDDLTINFAENNDVTFTGKNANYQTFLKNYFLENQYQYLPVFGYKPSQIDNKSVLTQSDSLKKVRLEAYDKFKTANPAVPAFEAYVLATTATEPALTRRLIQERIMRRNRVTKLDDAQRKELEDATLADFKIMPDDALLSQAYRDELRNWALIPSTRKFPLASETRYETSPEALKDVYAFSKAQLAEYPKQKEYLLTYWLNYAATAIPTVETAKTLLEDYKAAFPQSPNTEYITKLIQAKESLQPGATLADVTLLAPDSSAVTVASLQGKPVCMVFSFSIGQHEPGLKALEDKFGANVQFVYVLVSPGIPLATWKQYVKERPNVKHLWASDENIELLKEKYAIDIRYPFLVADSGGKIVSRWIPQEFPDNKTLAAELQKAK, from the coding sequence ATGAGAAAAATTACTATACTGATCCTCACACTATTCAGCTGCTACACTTTTGCACAAAACACTGCGACGATCACACTCTCTATTTCAAAACAGGGGCCTGTTAATGTCACATTGGTCAGCGAGGATGTTCATTTCCACCCCAATCTGGGCATTGGGCTGGCAGACGCCAAGCTGGAACCGGTTATGGCGGTCAATTTTGCCGAAAAGGCCAGCGAGAAAGCAGTCATACAGTTAAACAAGCCGCAAATGATGCGCCTGCAATACAGCGGCAACGGATTGAATAAAACGTGGATGCTATTTATGCAGCCCGGCGATGACCTGACAATCAATTTTGCCGAGAACAATGATGTTACCTTCACCGGCAAGAATGCGAATTATCAGACTTTCCTGAAAAATTATTTTCTCGAAAATCAATATCAGTACCTGCCTGTTTTTGGCTATAAACCCTCGCAGATCGACAATAAAAGTGTTTTGACGCAAAGCGACAGTCTGAAAAAAGTGCGGCTGGAAGCTTATGATAAATTCAAAACGGCGAATCCGGCTGTGCCTGCATTTGAAGCTTATGTACTTGCAACAACCGCCACCGAGCCTGCGCTTACCCGCAGGTTGATACAGGAACGCATTATGCGCCGGAACCGCGTTACCAAACTCGACGATGCACAACGCAAAGAGTTAGAGGATGCGACATTGGCCGACTTTAAGATCATGCCCGACGATGCATTGCTGAGCCAGGCTTACCGCGACGAATTGCGCAACTGGGCATTAATACCTTCTACCCGGAAATTCCCGCTTGCCTCCGAAACCCGCTACGAGACCAGTCCCGAGGCATTGAAAGATGTATATGCATTCAGCAAGGCGCAACTGGCCGAATATCCAAAGCAGAAAGAGTATTTGCTGACTTACTGGCTTAACTATGCAGCCACGGCGATACCGACCGTTGAAACTGCAAAAACACTGCTGGAAGATTATAAGGCGGCTTTTCCACAGTCTCCAAATACCGAGTACATCACCAAACTCATCCAAGCCAAGGAATCGTTACAACCTGGCGCTACGCTTGCGGATGTCACACTGCTTGCGCCCGACAGTAGCGCGGTGACGGTCGCTTCGTTGCAGGGCAAGCCTGTTTGTATGGTATTTTCGTTCAGTATCGGTCAGCACGAACCGGGGTTGAAAGCTCTGGAAGATAAATTCGGAGCTAATGTGCAGTTTGTTTACGTATTGGTTTCGCCTGGTATTCCACTTGCGACCTGGAAACAATATGTCAAAGAGCGGCCGAATGTGAAACACCTGTGGGCTTCCGATGAAAATATTGAGCTACTGAAAGAGAAATACGCGATCGATATCCGCTATCCTTTCCTGGTGGCAGATTCGGGTGGCAAAATCGTTAGCCGCTGGATTCCACAGGAATTCCCTGATAATAAAACGCTTGCGGCAGAATTACAGAAAGCAAAATAG